Sequence from the Mixophyes fleayi isolate aMixFle1 chromosome 4, aMixFle1.hap1, whole genome shotgun sequence genome:
agccagtgctctgccactatgtttTATTGGGATTGTACCATactttgcacacaaaacttggttgGTCAGAATTTCATAAAAAATGCGTGGTTGGTTTCGGTAGATGCTAACCGTGGCCCCCAAAAATTCcagtcattttcggcattcagccaccACATGTAGATCACTGCAGCagctgtaaaaaatattttatttctctgCCATACAGTCGGATACTCTGCTCAGCTGGAATCAGTACTTCCAGCCTACATGTGTCACTTATGTGTTACATagatcctgggacttgtagtacccgAACAGCTACAGAGACACCGGCTGTCTAATACTATAATGCCAAATTACAGGAACTATTTGTGacatttattaattacattaCTGACATATAATTGAAGAATAATCATTACACATTAGatttacataaacatatatatttaccatTCCTGCAATACAAGCATTAGAACGTTGGACATAAACACAGTTACTGGAATATTGAACATACAACTTGCAGTGTCCACCAGATTATACACTGATTACTTGTACCAGGATCATATTCTTCATATACTTATACACAGCTGTAACTCCACCCACTGCTCCATTCTATTGACCAATCAGATTCCCCTCCCTGTGATGTCATCGGTCTCTCTGCAGATTTCTTCCAGCTCCTGATTCTCCCCCAGATATCTTTATACAACCGTCCCATACacataatgcagcatgaaggggctcagtgaaggtggcagtgacggtgtgtaagtgtctgattgggtcacacagagaataaaaggacagctgtccagcctcataatccagatatatcctcactCTATCACAGCGAATATTGTCAGGTAACTGGATAAGTTTACTGTCATGTCTCAATGCAAACTGATTATTATACCTCCACAAACACCAGGACTTGTTATTATCTCCAATGGCTGATTGACGtcctctcctgtctatactgggataacacatccctaccctACATAATACTGATTTACTGACCTCCACTTCCCAGTAATATTGTCCTGAGGAGAAACTCCTGGTGCTTAATACCTGAGGATAATCCTGAAATCTCTCAGGTGTTTCTGGATGATTCTGGTTTATATCTGACACAGAGACAGTTTTCATGTTACCTGGTATAAGTATATTATTACcagctgtgtttacatccagtaatatgtctgtTGGTCCCTGCACATAGATCCCTATatttatacctgttattatatcagataatcCTGTGTATAATGTCTCTGAGATgagacccacatccagatctcctTCACCAGAGACCTGGtcatcatgtctctctctgtcctcaatATCACACAAGTTACCTGTGTCTGGTTCTTGTAAGACAGccactggatcagacatgttacacagctcctcaatgtgacgcatcttcctggacagctcgtccttctttatctccagctgctggatcagatcagagactgaAAGTAAAACGCTctcttcctgcctggagatctcactcaggactctcttctccagttcttccagctgtctcctgatgtctctaaacagggcagtgactgtctctgttacaccagctgctttttccttttcttcactcctgcgctcctgcagactctggactcttttctcagtctcctctctctttgtggtcaGTGTCTGCAGAACATATCtcagtttctccttcttcttctcagatGCTTCATCCAACGTCTCCACCAGGTGGCCCCGATGTTCTCCAGCCAAAGtgcaggacacacagatacaagTATCATCCTCGGTGCAGTAATACTCCAGGATCTTCTTATGGACGGAGCATTTTCTCTTCTCCAAGGAAGTGGTGGGATCAATTAAGTTGTGTTCTCTTGACTTGTGTGTCTTACAATGTATATCACATATAGAAGCTTCACACATGAGGCAGGTTTTAAGAGCAGGTACTGGAGAGTGGACAGGATATGTGCAGAATACCCCAGTTTCCCTCTCTGGATTATTACAGCGGACATGTTCTGCTATGTTGCACAGCTTCCTGTTTTTCTCCAGGACAGGACGATCCTGAAACACagctctgcattcaggacaggtataaacttCAGACtcctcctgtgtatccagcacacgatcaatacagacccggcagaagttgtgtccacatctcagtcTTACAGGATCagtataaatgttcaggcagatggaacagtccagctcctgtctcagatcagcagtcgccatcgctgacagcagaagagagaaaacaaagtgacAATCTCGGACTCACAGATACCAATGCGTGTGTTGCACAATATTCACACAGGGTGAGGCTGAGCTTATCACTCTGATAAGCTATATAGGCTATCACTCTATAGGCTCAGTTATACTAAGGGACACAGCTAAGACATCATGTAGAAAAATGTACCTTTTGGAAACATTAGAGGTCAATTAATAAGCTGAAAATTATTAATTGTGCTGCAATTAGACACAGTGACTTTTTCAAAAACACAATAATTtactttattagtattttataataatgattgataataataaatagtttTGTCTTATGTACCTCTCCTCTGTCATTTATACTGGGATCACTGGTGTAGCAAAGTTACCAATCCAGGGTCCGTCCCTGACCATGTTGTACCCATGAACTATGCATCGTCTTTCCGTGATAATAATCTTTACTTTGTGGAAGTATTTATATATTCTGCTAAATAGTAAAAATAAGTCTAAACAATATAAGCTAAAAGACATAAACATGTAATAGTATTCTAAAG
This genomic interval carries:
- the LOC142150346 gene encoding E3 ubiquitin/ISG15 ligase TRIM25-like is translated as MATADLRQELDCSICLNIYTDPVRLRCGHNFCRVCIDRVLDTQEESEVYTCPECRAVFQDRPVLEKNRKLCNIAEHVRCNNPERETGVFCTYPVHSPVPALKTCLMCEASICDIHCKTHKSREHNLIDPTTSLEKRKCSVHKKILEYYCTEDDTCICVSCTLAGEHRGHLVETLDEASEKKKEKLRYVLQTLTTKREETEKRVQSLQERRSEEKEKAAGVTETVTALFRDIRRQLEELEKRVLSEISRQEESVLLSVSDLIQQLEIKKDELSRKMRHIEELCNMSDPVAVLQEPDTGNLCDIEDRERHDDQVSGEGDLDVGLISETLYTGLSDIITGINIGIYVQGPTDILLDVNTAGNNILIPGNMKTVSVSDINQNHPETPERFQDYPQVLSTRSFSSGQYYWEVEVSKSVLCRVGMCYPSIDRRGRQSAIGDNNKSWCLWRYNNQFALRHDSKLIQLPDNIRCDRVRIYLDYEAGQLSFYSLCDPIRHLHTVTATFTEPLHAALCVWDGCIKISGGESGAGRNLQRDR